Proteins encoded by one window of Megachile rotundata isolate GNS110a chromosome 10, iyMegRotu1, whole genome shotgun sequence:
- the pbl gene encoding epithelial cell transforming 2 pebble isoform X6, producing the protein MYTQAMVGTVVVFTGFRKKDELTKLINMIHNMGGSIRKEMGAKVTHLIANCCGGDKYRYAVTFRVPIMSMEWVIALWNAKDDISNYGNNEELIATYKLKPFFGAKVCFFGFPEEEKRHMCEVLQQQGGESTEIDDPNCTHVVTHIGSHQYKKSNFSASDMLPCTKNPNYTPHHYTETKPFSFTFYNPYTHTIPNEKKVGPSYTCNSRCFNFIKKQSSRHLSCNFCSLIHQYVECKENVCNHSILDDISQDSDIYIDDNLNDYLSFPDESHNTSKLSISQTDSGIDMSTTKSNFNITPTNDLTALKRTNVLIPSTLLGKYPTFTSSLDYNNKRIGNIVSDIALNEYKNINNGNIHTQSEFYNFKSSTLCKKKITRYMNNHCSGGTAHLLKFCKSTQCLHNSFFLSKKITTPRRYVKCKAKSYVNIHRITSSDKFKFKKIHSHPNLVGQYGSELNDPLLHSSHTKMKRNNFNQLNFSPALKQYDLVSHQISEIQQRQIYTPLPSPLPVLAKVAEISKSKHGSRNIFASDGKYSNVSSKHCPLKGDDLKLEKQDDKTLPLVVDESNVNALPDLASVRAHIVKAEWFWTSVQNEGAADEKEYLFEDYLESVLSPTVTARRDSQQAVTPSTASTRRKRKRLAETLSSLVQNGTDSPALHKRRSSISDAGHLSVSGSFLDCTTSPEKPLLDDIPEVEAVNTDNTRKNLSPRHQVFLELVQTESNYVGILSTIMTLFKSPLEDLIDTSGELLNGTEAKIIFGNFPPIYEVHKKMLEELRYSATYWMEDISIGNIFLKFAPDLVKAYPPYVNFFENTKEMLDQCDQNKPRFHAFLKVCQTKPECGRQSLKELLIKPVQRLPSISLLLNDILKHTNKNNPDHSALELSISSIKEVMTYINEDKRKTEGQLVMFDIFNEIDNCPPHLVSSHRSFIGKCDVMELSEGLSGRGDHLVLFLFTDTLEICKKRSKAFNSLKTPNTANGLHTTKLSQGKPYKHIKMLSLSTIKKVVDIRETDECHKVFALMVRSNQELKEKLFSFTITDEEVNKTNYLRTLCRQMANTVCKADADTFLISLDSHQLEIDTSDVALGTLSKAFKSLFHNFYLEYMDPYVFLLNSMCETTLHVPLPFASRTRMKVGRAFSFNKTPSKLKRAMSTMMSPFGSTNSLTPASQQLAQMRLASCNNINELGNGGSGSPSRDDVLVAPMSVQPTRKAKCSSLSMASLRRNCSEEVMQDKSDL; encoded by the exons ATGTATACACAAGCCATGGTAGGCACAGTAGTAGTGTTTACTGGATTCAGGAAAAAAGATGAATTG ACTAAGTTAATTAATATGATACACAATATGGGTGGAAGTATCAGAAAAGAAATGGGTGCAAAGGTGACGCATCTCATTGCCAATTGTTGTGGTGGAGATAAGTACCGGTATGCTGTCACATTTAGGGTCCCTATTATGTCCATGGAGTGGGTGATAGCTCTCTGGAATGCCAAAGACGATATTTCCAATTATGGAAATAATGAagaattg attGCAACCTATAAACTAAAACCATTTTTTGGTGCAAAAGTATGTTTCTTCGGTTTTCCTGAAGAAGAAAAACGTCATATGTGTGAAGTTTTACAACAGCAAGGTGGTGAATCTACAGAAATTGATGATCCTAATTGTACACATGTG GTAACACATATAGGAAGTCATCAGTACAAGAAATCAAACTTCAGTGCTTCTGATATGCTACCATGTACTAAAAATCCTAATTATACTCCACACCATTATACGGAAACGAAACCATTTTCCTTTACTTTCTATAACCCATATACTCATACTATACCTAATGAAAAAAAAGTAGGTCCTTCATATACTTGCAACAGTAGATGTTTTAATTTCATCAAGAAACAAAGTAGTAGACATTTGTCATGTAATTTTTGTTCTCTGATTCATCAATATGTAGAATGCAAAGAAAATGTATGCAATCATTCCATACTAGATGATATTAGTCAAGATTCAGATATCTATATAGATGATAATTTAAATGATTATCTAAGTTTTCCAGACGAATCTCACAATACATCTAAGTTATCAATATCACAAACTGATTCTGGTATTGATATGTCCACAACAAAGTCTAATTTTAACATAACACCAACAAATGACTTAACagcattaaaacgaacaaatgtTCTTATTCCATCTACTCTATTGGGGAAATATCCTACCTTTACATCTTCATTAGATTACAATAACAAAAGAATTGGCAACATTGTATCTGATATTGCTTTAAAcgaatataagaatattaataatgGTAATATTCATACTCAATcagaattctataattttaaatcatctacattatgtaaaaaaaaaattactcgGTACATGAACAATCATTGCTCTGGTGGTACAGctcatttattgaaattttgtaaaagcaCACAATGTCTACATAATTCTTTTTTCCTTAGCAAAAAGATTACAACTCCAAGAAGATACGTTAAATGCAAAGCCAAGTCTTATGTCAATATTCATAGAATTACTTCTTCagataaattcaaatttaagaaaatacatTCTCATCCGAATCTAGTAGGGCAATATGGCTCAGAATTAAATGATCCTCTTTTGCACAGTTCtcatacaaaaatgaaaagaaacaattttaatCAGTTAAATTTTTCTCCAGCACTTAAACAATATGATCTGGTTAGTcaccaaatttcagaaattcaacAAAGGCAAATATATACTCCTTTACCTAGTCCACTTCCTGTACTTGCTAAGGTAGCAGAAATATCGAAGTCCAAACATGGCTCAAGAAATATCTTTGCATCAGATGGAAAATACTCAAATGTTTCTTCTAAACATTGCCCTTTGAAAGGTGATGATTTGAAACTGGAGAAACAGGACGATAAAACATTACCTTTG GTTGTAGATGAATCAAATGTAAATGCATTACCCGATTTAGCATCTGTGAGAGCTCACATTGTTAAAGCTGAATGGTTTTGGACATCTGTTCAAAATGAAGGTGCTGCTGATGAGAAGGAATATTTGTTTGAAGAT taTTTGGAATCCGTTCTATCGCCAACTGTAACAGCAAGACGTGATAGTCAGCAAGCTGTTACTCCCAGTACAGCATCTACAAGACGGAAACGTAAACGCTTGGCAGAAACTTTATCTAGTCTGGTTCAAAATGGTACAGATTCACCAGCATTGCATAAAAGACGATCTAGTATCAGTGATGCAGGGCATTTAAGTGTTAGTGGAAGTTTCTTGGATTGTACAACAAGTCCAGAAAAACCACTACTTGATG aTATTCCAGAAGTGGAAGCTGTTAATACCGACAACACTAGGAAAAATTTATCTCCGCGTCATCAAGTTTTCTTAGAATTAGTACAAACGGAGTCAAATTATGTTGGAATTCTTAGTACAATTATGACG ttGTTTAAATCACCATTGGAAGATCTCATAGATACTAGTGGTGAATTGTTAAATGGTACAGAAgctaaaattatatttggaaattttccacCCATTTATGAAGTCCACAAAAAAATGTTAGAAGAATTGAGATATAGTGCCACTTATTGGATGGAAGATATAAGCATaggtaatatatttttgaagtttgcaCCTGACCTAGTCAAGGCGTATCCACCATATGTCAATTTCTTCGAAAATACGAAGGAGATGCTTGATCAATGTGATCAGAATAAACCACGATTTCACGCTTTTCTGAAAGTGTGTCAGACAAAACCTGAATGTGGCAGACAAAGTTTGAAGGAATTACTGATTAAGCCAGTACAAAGATTGCCCAGTATTAGTTTATTACTAAACg ATATTCTTAAACACACGAATAAAAATAATCCAGATCATAGTGCATTGGAATTATCCATTAGCAGTATTAAAGAAGTCATGACGTACATAAATGAAGATAAAAGGAAAACTGAGGGTCAGTTAGTTATGTTTGacattttcaatgaaattgatAACTGTCCACCGCATTTAGTTTCTTCACATCGGTCATTTATTGGTAAATGCGACGTGATGGAACTTAGTGAGGGCTTAAGTGGGCGTGGCGATCATTTAGTTTTGTTCTTGTTTACTGATACTCTTGAAATATGTAAGAAAAGATCAAAAGCTTTTAACTCGTTAAAGACTCCAAATACAGCAAACGGACTGCATACAACTAAATTAAGTCAGGGAAAACCGTATAAACATATCAAAATGTTATCACTTAGTACGATAAAGAAGGTCGTGGATATACGAGAAACTGATG AATGCCATAAAGTATTTGCTCTAATGGTAAGAAGTAATCAAGAATTAAAAGAGAAACTGTTTTCATTTACAATTACTGATGAGGAAGTAAACAAGACAAATTATTTACGAACCTTGTGTAGACAAATGGCTAATACAGTATGTAAAGCTGATGCA gATACGTTCTTGATAAGTTTAGATTCACATCAACTTGAAATTGACACAAGTGATGTAGCATTAGGAACATTAAGTAAAGCATTTAA GAgcctatttcataatttttacctGGAGTATATGGACCCGTATGTGTTCCTACTCAATAGCATGTGTGAAACCACATTACATGTCCCACTACC GTTTGCATCCCGTACAAGGATGAAAGTCGGCAGAGCGTTTAGTTTTAATAAAACTCCAAGTAAATTGAAGAGGGCAATGTCAACAATGATGTCACCATTTGGATCAACTAATAGTCTCACACCAGCAAGTCAACAGCTTGCGCAGATGCGACTTGCCAGTTGCAATAACATTAAC GAGCTGGGTAATGGTGGTTCAGGCTCGCCATCTAGAGACGATGTTCTAGTAGCACCTATGTCGGTTCAACCGACACGAAAGGCCAAATGCAGTTCCCTGAGTATGGCTTCATTAAGAAG AAATTGTTCAGAAGAAGTCATGCAAGACAAATCCGATCTTTGA
- the pbl gene encoding epithelial cell transforming 2 pebble isoform X1, which translates to MEEQSVHSSISDINSEEAVRNESVIIPRKKRICLIGAAGDDPALGAAAQQFNVPVLKSKTGLEYVEDTAYCTYFILKSFEGPEYDALHKSAHRILGPTALLQLTERKDSLPSINRPMYTQAMVGTVVVFTGFRKKDELTKLINMIHNMGGSIRKEMGAKVTHLIANCCGGDKYRYAVTFRVPIMSMEWVIALWNAKDDISNYGNNEELIATYKLKPFFGAKVCFFGFPEEEKRHMCEVLQQQGGESTEIDDPNCTHVVTHIGSHQYKKSNFSASDMLPCTKNPNYTPHHYTETKPFSFTFYNPYTHTIPNEKKVGPSYTCNSRCFNFIKKQSSRHLSCNFCSLIHQYVECKENVCNHSILDDISQDSDIYIDDNLNDYLSFPDESHNTSKLSISQTDSGIDMSTTKSNFNITPTNDLTALKRTNVLIPSTLLGKYPTFTSSLDYNNKRIGNIVSDIALNEYKNINNGNIHTQSEFYNFKSSTLCKKKITRYMNNHCSGGTAHLLKFCKSTQCLHNSFFLSKKITTPRRYVKCKAKSYVNIHRITSSDKFKFKKIHSHPNLVGQYGSELNDPLLHSSHTKMKRNNFNQLNFSPALKQYDLVSHQISEIQQRQIYTPLPSPLPVLAKVAEISKSKHGSRNIFASDGKYSNVSSKHCPLKGDDLKLEKQDDKTLPLVVDESNVNALPDLASVRAHIVKAEWFWTSVQNEGAADEKEYLFEDYLESVLSPTVTARRDSQQAVTPSTASTRRKRKRLAETLSSLVQNGTDSPALHKRRSSISDAGHLSVSGSFLDCTTSPEKPLLDDIPEVEAVNTDNTRKNLSPRHQVFLELVQTESNYVGILSTIMTLFKSPLEDLIDTSGELLNGTEAKIIFGNFPPIYEVHKKMLEELRYSATYWMEDISIGNIFLKFAPDLVKAYPPYVNFFENTKEMLDQCDQNKPRFHAFLKVCQTKPECGRQSLKELLIKPVQRLPSISLLLNDILKHTNKNNPDHSALELSISSIKEVMTYINEDKRKTEGQLVMFDIFNEIDNCPPHLVSSHRSFIGKCDVMELSEGLSGRGDHLVLFLFTDTLEICKKRSKAFNSLKTPNTANGLHTTKLSQGKPYKHIKMLSLSTIKKVVDIRETDECHKVFALMVRSNQELKEKLFSFTITDEEVNKTNYLRTLCRQMANTVCKADADTFLISLDSHQLEIDTSDVALGTLSKAFKSLFHNFYLEYMDPYVFLLNSMCETTLHVPLPFASRTRMKVGRAFSFNKTPSKLKRAMSTMMSPFGSTNSLTPASQQLAQMRLASCNNINELGNGGSGSPSRDDVLVAPMSVQPTRKAKCSSLSMASLRRNCSEEVMQDKSDL; encoded by the exons ATGGAAGAGCAAAGCGTTCACAGCAGTATCAGTGATATAAATAGTGAAGAAGCAGTTAGGAATGAAT cTGTGATTATACCACGTAAGAAAAGAATATGTTTAATTGGTGCAGCTGGTGATGATCCTGCGCTTGGTGCTGCTGCTCAGCAGTTTAACGTACCTGTTCTCAAATCAAAAACTGGTTTAGAATATGTAGAAGATACggcatattgtacttattttatattaaaaagtttTGAGGGACCTGAATATGATGCTCTTCATAAAAGTGCTCATAG AATTTTGGGGCCGACGGCACTTCTGCAATTGACAGAAAGAAAGGACTCGTTACCTAGTATTAATAGACCAATGTATACACAAGCCATGGTAGGCACAGTAGTAGTGTTTACTGGATTCAGGAAAAAAGATGAATTG ACTAAGTTAATTAATATGATACACAATATGGGTGGAAGTATCAGAAAAGAAATGGGTGCAAAGGTGACGCATCTCATTGCCAATTGTTGTGGTGGAGATAAGTACCGGTATGCTGTCACATTTAGGGTCCCTATTATGTCCATGGAGTGGGTGATAGCTCTCTGGAATGCCAAAGACGATATTTCCAATTATGGAAATAATGAagaattg attGCAACCTATAAACTAAAACCATTTTTTGGTGCAAAAGTATGTTTCTTCGGTTTTCCTGAAGAAGAAAAACGTCATATGTGTGAAGTTTTACAACAGCAAGGTGGTGAATCTACAGAAATTGATGATCCTAATTGTACACATGTG GTAACACATATAGGAAGTCATCAGTACAAGAAATCAAACTTCAGTGCTTCTGATATGCTACCATGTACTAAAAATCCTAATTATACTCCACACCATTATACGGAAACGAAACCATTTTCCTTTACTTTCTATAACCCATATACTCATACTATACCTAATGAAAAAAAAGTAGGTCCTTCATATACTTGCAACAGTAGATGTTTTAATTTCATCAAGAAACAAAGTAGTAGACATTTGTCATGTAATTTTTGTTCTCTGATTCATCAATATGTAGAATGCAAAGAAAATGTATGCAATCATTCCATACTAGATGATATTAGTCAAGATTCAGATATCTATATAGATGATAATTTAAATGATTATCTAAGTTTTCCAGACGAATCTCACAATACATCTAAGTTATCAATATCACAAACTGATTCTGGTATTGATATGTCCACAACAAAGTCTAATTTTAACATAACACCAACAAATGACTTAACagcattaaaacgaacaaatgtTCTTATTCCATCTACTCTATTGGGGAAATATCCTACCTTTACATCTTCATTAGATTACAATAACAAAAGAATTGGCAACATTGTATCTGATATTGCTTTAAAcgaatataagaatattaataatgGTAATATTCATACTCAATcagaattctataattttaaatcatctacattatgtaaaaaaaaaattactcgGTACATGAACAATCATTGCTCTGGTGGTACAGctcatttattgaaattttgtaaaagcaCACAATGTCTACATAATTCTTTTTTCCTTAGCAAAAAGATTACAACTCCAAGAAGATACGTTAAATGCAAAGCCAAGTCTTATGTCAATATTCATAGAATTACTTCTTCagataaattcaaatttaagaaaatacatTCTCATCCGAATCTAGTAGGGCAATATGGCTCAGAATTAAATGATCCTCTTTTGCACAGTTCtcatacaaaaatgaaaagaaacaattttaatCAGTTAAATTTTTCTCCAGCACTTAAACAATATGATCTGGTTAGTcaccaaatttcagaaattcaacAAAGGCAAATATATACTCCTTTACCTAGTCCACTTCCTGTACTTGCTAAGGTAGCAGAAATATCGAAGTCCAAACATGGCTCAAGAAATATCTTTGCATCAGATGGAAAATACTCAAATGTTTCTTCTAAACATTGCCCTTTGAAAGGTGATGATTTGAAACTGGAGAAACAGGACGATAAAACATTACCTTTG GTTGTAGATGAATCAAATGTAAATGCATTACCCGATTTAGCATCTGTGAGAGCTCACATTGTTAAAGCTGAATGGTTTTGGACATCTGTTCAAAATGAAGGTGCTGCTGATGAGAAGGAATATTTGTTTGAAGAT taTTTGGAATCCGTTCTATCGCCAACTGTAACAGCAAGACGTGATAGTCAGCAAGCTGTTACTCCCAGTACAGCATCTACAAGACGGAAACGTAAACGCTTGGCAGAAACTTTATCTAGTCTGGTTCAAAATGGTACAGATTCACCAGCATTGCATAAAAGACGATCTAGTATCAGTGATGCAGGGCATTTAAGTGTTAGTGGAAGTTTCTTGGATTGTACAACAAGTCCAGAAAAACCACTACTTGATG aTATTCCAGAAGTGGAAGCTGTTAATACCGACAACACTAGGAAAAATTTATCTCCGCGTCATCAAGTTTTCTTAGAATTAGTACAAACGGAGTCAAATTATGTTGGAATTCTTAGTACAATTATGACG ttGTTTAAATCACCATTGGAAGATCTCATAGATACTAGTGGTGAATTGTTAAATGGTACAGAAgctaaaattatatttggaaattttccacCCATTTATGAAGTCCACAAAAAAATGTTAGAAGAATTGAGATATAGTGCCACTTATTGGATGGAAGATATAAGCATaggtaatatatttttgaagtttgcaCCTGACCTAGTCAAGGCGTATCCACCATATGTCAATTTCTTCGAAAATACGAAGGAGATGCTTGATCAATGTGATCAGAATAAACCACGATTTCACGCTTTTCTGAAAGTGTGTCAGACAAAACCTGAATGTGGCAGACAAAGTTTGAAGGAATTACTGATTAAGCCAGTACAAAGATTGCCCAGTATTAGTTTATTACTAAACg ATATTCTTAAACACACGAATAAAAATAATCCAGATCATAGTGCATTGGAATTATCCATTAGCAGTATTAAAGAAGTCATGACGTACATAAATGAAGATAAAAGGAAAACTGAGGGTCAGTTAGTTATGTTTGacattttcaatgaaattgatAACTGTCCACCGCATTTAGTTTCTTCACATCGGTCATTTATTGGTAAATGCGACGTGATGGAACTTAGTGAGGGCTTAAGTGGGCGTGGCGATCATTTAGTTTTGTTCTTGTTTACTGATACTCTTGAAATATGTAAGAAAAGATCAAAAGCTTTTAACTCGTTAAAGACTCCAAATACAGCAAACGGACTGCATACAACTAAATTAAGTCAGGGAAAACCGTATAAACATATCAAAATGTTATCACTTAGTACGATAAAGAAGGTCGTGGATATACGAGAAACTGATG AATGCCATAAAGTATTTGCTCTAATGGTAAGAAGTAATCAAGAATTAAAAGAGAAACTGTTTTCATTTACAATTACTGATGAGGAAGTAAACAAGACAAATTATTTACGAACCTTGTGTAGACAAATGGCTAATACAGTATGTAAAGCTGATGCA gATACGTTCTTGATAAGTTTAGATTCACATCAACTTGAAATTGACACAAGTGATGTAGCATTAGGAACATTAAGTAAAGCATTTAA GAgcctatttcataatttttacctGGAGTATATGGACCCGTATGTGTTCCTACTCAATAGCATGTGTGAAACCACATTACATGTCCCACTACC GTTTGCATCCCGTACAAGGATGAAAGTCGGCAGAGCGTTTAGTTTTAATAAAACTCCAAGTAAATTGAAGAGGGCAATGTCAACAATGATGTCACCATTTGGATCAACTAATAGTCTCACACCAGCAAGTCAACAGCTTGCGCAGATGCGACTTGCCAGTTGCAATAACATTAAC GAGCTGGGTAATGGTGGTTCAGGCTCGCCATCTAGAGACGATGTTCTAGTAGCACCTATGTCGGTTCAACCGACACGAAAGGCCAAATGCAGTTCCCTGAGTATGGCTTCATTAAGAAG AAATTGTTCAGAAGAAGTCATGCAAGACAAATCCGATCTTTGA